From Streptomyces griseorubiginosus, one genomic window encodes:
- a CDS encoding DUF1772 domain-containing protein, translating to MIDGPYFWLVVLGVLGTGLVAGVFCAFSTFVMRGLAALPPAQGVAAMNSINVNAVRPPFMTVFAGSAVLCAVIAVVTFVLWPDEGTVELLVGSALYLFGSFGLTMVANVPRNDALLKLDPGTPEAATYWPTYVREWTMWNHVRAIASGAAAVAYVLALT from the coding sequence ATGATCGATGGGCCTTATTTCTGGCTGGTGGTGCTGGGGGTGCTCGGGACCGGCCTGGTGGCCGGGGTGTTCTGCGCGTTCTCGACCTTCGTGATGCGGGGACTCGCCGCGTTGCCGCCCGCTCAGGGCGTCGCCGCGATGAACTCGATCAACGTGAACGCGGTACGGCCGCCGTTCATGACCGTGTTCGCGGGCTCCGCCGTGCTGTGCGCGGTGATCGCGGTGGTGACGTTCGTGCTGTGGCCGGACGAGGGGACCGTGGAGCTGCTGGTGGGCAGCGCGCTGTATCTGTTCGGCTCGTTCGGGCTGACGATGGTGGCGAACGTGCCCCGCAACGACGCCCTGCTCAAGCTGGACCCCGGCACCCCCGAGGCGGCCACGTACTGGCCGACGTACGTGCGCGAGTGGACGATGTGGAACCACGTCCGCGCGATCGCCTCCGGCGCTGCGGCGGTGGCGTACGTACTGGCCCTCACCTGA
- a CDS encoding DUF2293 domain-containing protein — MAGLATPPARGGPLVFQPLRRRHCAECRGGPLALLVVEGGAPRCLDCADLGHLVFLPRGDTALTRRSREESALSAVVVRFNRRKGRYERQGVLVEEAGLARAEERCLADAEARRRRRVRDARRRAVEDVRFAEAFAAEVRRLFPGCPDERAAAIASHASVRGSGRVGRSAAGRALSERAVMSAVVAAVRHVDTPYDALLMSGVTRHEARRRIAGDVEAVLRGWRGAGVGVRREETAS; from the coding sequence ATGGCAGGCCTCGCTACTCCCCCCGCTCGTGGTGGTCCTCTCGTGTTCCAGCCGTTGCGGAGGCGGCACTGTGCGGAGTGCCGGGGCGGGCCGTTGGCGCTGCTCGTGGTGGAGGGCGGGGCGCCTCGGTGTCTCGACTGCGCCGACCTCGGGCATCTTGTCTTCCTGCCGCGCGGGGACACGGCGCTCACGCGTCGGTCGCGGGAGGAGAGCGCGCTGTCGGCGGTGGTCGTCCGCTTCAACCGGCGCAAGGGGCGGTACGAGCGGCAGGGGGTGCTCGTAGAGGAGGCCGGGCTGGCGCGGGCCGAGGAGCGGTGTCTGGCGGACGCGGAGGCACGGCGACGGCGGCGGGTGCGGGACGCCAGGCGGCGTGCGGTGGAGGACGTGCGGTTCGCGGAGGCGTTCGCGGCGGAGGTACGGCGACTGTTCCCGGGGTGCCCGGACGAACGGGCCGCGGCCATCGCCTCGCACGCGTCGGTGCGGGGCAGTGGACGGGTGGGGCGGAGTGCGGCGGGGCGGGCCTTGTCGGAGCGGGCGGTGATGTCGGCTGTGGTGGCCGCCGTACGGCATGTCGATACGCCGTATGACGCGTTGCTGATGAGCGGGGTGACACGGCATGAGGCTCGGCGGCGGATCGCGGGGGATGTGGAAGCGGTGCTGAGGGGGTGGCGGGGTGCGGGGGTGGGGGTGCGGCGGGAGGAGACAGCGAGCTGA
- a CDS encoding uridine kinase produces MRLEAITWERLGDHLADRLLDLKPADGSPWPRVALDGAPAARPGELAERVGEALRIRGRPSLVVGLEGFLRPASLRLEYGHHDLEAYYNGWFDTAALWREVFGPLEPGGDGRVLPDLWDPVTDRATRSPYVQLPPGGVLLLHGPLLLRHWFPFDLSVHVLLSEGALRRRTPEADHWTLPAYERYAEETDPAGTADVLVRADDPRHPAWNG; encoded by the coding sequence GTGCGACTCGAAGCGATCACCTGGGAACGGCTCGGCGACCACCTGGCCGACCGGCTCCTCGACCTGAAGCCGGCCGACGGCAGCCCCTGGCCCCGCGTCGCCCTCGACGGCGCCCCCGCGGCCCGGCCGGGCGAGCTCGCCGAACGGGTCGGTGAGGCGCTGCGCATACGCGGTCGCCCCTCGCTCGTCGTCGGCTTGGAGGGCTTCCTGCGTCCCGCCTCGCTCCGTCTGGAATACGGCCACCACGACCTGGAGGCCTACTACAACGGCTGGTTCGACACCGCCGCCCTCTGGCGCGAGGTCTTCGGCCCCCTCGAACCCGGCGGAGACGGCCGTGTCCTGCCCGACCTGTGGGACCCCGTCACCGACCGCGCCACCCGCAGCCCCTATGTCCAACTCCCGCCCGGCGGCGTCCTGTTGCTCCACGGCCCGCTCCTGCTGCGCCACTGGTTCCCCTTCGACCTGTCCGTCCACGTCCTCCTCTCCGAGGGCGCCCTCCGCCGCCGTACCCCCGAGGCCGACCACTGGACCCTCCCCGCCTACGAGCGCTACGCCGAGGAGACCGACCCGGCCGGCACCGCCGACGTCCTCGTCCGCGCCGACGACCCCCGCCACCCGGCGTGGAACGGCTGA
- a CDS encoding PPOX class F420-dependent oxidoreductase, which yields MTTSSTAPVTFGDSVRALLDGKNFASVATLGSDGAPQNSVVWIRREGDTVLFSSTDGRQKVRNLRRDPRISLSVFDLANPYTSVEIRGTAEILPDEEKRLPRELSHKYLGIDPPAEKDDEVRVIIRVVPRKIVSFSA from the coding sequence ATGACGACCTCCTCCACAGCTCCCGTCACCTTCGGCGACTCCGTCCGCGCCCTGCTCGACGGCAAGAACTTCGCCAGTGTCGCCACCCTCGGCTCGGACGGCGCGCCGCAGAACTCCGTCGTCTGGATCCGGCGTGAGGGCGACACCGTGCTTTTCTCCTCCACCGACGGACGCCAGAAGGTGCGCAACCTCCGCCGTGACCCCCGCATCAGCCTCTCGGTCTTCGACCTCGCCAACCCCTACACCTCGGTCGAGATCCGCGGCACCGCCGAGATCCTCCCGGACGAGGAGAAGCGGCTCCCGCGCGAGCTCTCGCACAAGTACCTCGGTATCGACCCGCCCGCCGAGAAGGACGACGAAGTCCGCGTGATCATCCGGGTGGTCCCGCGGAAGATCGTGAGCTTCTCGGCCTGA
- a CDS encoding CBS domain-containing protein produces the protein MTTAGDIMHRGAQWIPAHETLDRAAQLMRELGVGALPISDENERLCGILTDRDIVIGCVAVGHDPARVTAGEMAQGTPRWIAASADVDDVLHEMREHQIRRLPVIENKRLVGMISEADLARHLTDGQIAGWAESVYARSATTH, from the coding sequence ATGACCACCGCCGGAGACATCATGCACCGGGGTGCCCAGTGGATCCCCGCCCACGAGACCCTCGACCGCGCCGCCCAGCTGATGCGTGAACTCGGCGTCGGAGCCCTGCCGATCAGCGACGAGAACGAACGGCTGTGCGGCATCCTCACCGACCGCGACATCGTCATCGGCTGTGTGGCCGTGGGCCACGACCCGGCCCGGGTCACCGCGGGCGAGATGGCCCAGGGCACTCCGCGCTGGATCGCCGCGAGCGCCGACGTCGACGACGTCCTCCACGAGATGCGCGAGCACCAGATCCGCAGGCTCCCCGTCATCGAGAACAAGCGCCTGGTCGGCATGATCAGCGAGGCCGACCTGGCCCGGCACCTGACGGACGGACAGATCGCCGGCTGGGCCGAGAGCGTCTACGCCCGCTCCGCCACCACCCACTGA